One window from the genome of Breoghania sp. L-A4 encodes:
- a CDS encoding L-threonylcarbamoyladenylate synthase: MAVWRLDPLSEDLESDDGFRRAVALILAGEPVAVPTETVYGLAADATNARACAKIFAAKDRPRFNPLISHVADQAAAEALGIFDDRARLLARAFWPGPLTLVVPKRPDAAISDLATAGLDSVGLRVPDSPIMQALAAATGRPLAAPSANRSGRISPTTAQAVADDLGDRVALVLDAGPTRVGVESTIVSLTDDTPRLLRPGGIARADIERLLGCPLAAPLPETEDGARPLAPGMLASHYAPNARVRLDAEAVAPGEALLAFGPTLLPGAEAARRIENLSTRGDLVEAAAGLFAKLRLLDASGAATIAVMPIPKSGLGEAINDRLSRAAAPRAG; encoded by the coding sequence ATGGCCGTGTGGCGCCTTGACCCCCTGAGCGAAGACCTCGAAAGCGACGACGGCTTCCGCCGCGCCGTGGCGCTGATCCTGGCGGGCGAACCGGTCGCCGTACCGACGGAGACCGTCTACGGGCTGGCCGCCGACGCCACGAACGCCCGGGCCTGCGCGAAGATCTTCGCCGCCAAGGATCGGCCGCGCTTCAATCCGCTGATCAGCCATGTGGCGGATCAGGCCGCCGCGGAGGCACTCGGGATCTTCGACGACCGGGCGCGGTTGCTGGCGCGCGCCTTCTGGCCTGGACCGCTGACCCTCGTGGTGCCCAAACGTCCCGACGCCGCGATCAGCGATCTGGCGACGGCCGGGCTCGACAGCGTCGGCCTGCGCGTGCCCGATTCCCCCATCATGCAGGCCTTGGCCGCCGCCACTGGCCGGCCGCTGGCCGCCCCCAGCGCCAACCGCTCGGGCCGCATCAGTCCCACGACCGCGCAGGCGGTGGCGGACGACCTCGGCGACCGGGTGGCGCTGGTGCTGGACGCCGGGCCGACCAGGGTGGGCGTGGAATCCACCATCGTCTCGCTGACCGACGACACGCCGCGGCTGTTGCGGCCCGGCGGCATTGCCCGCGCCGACATCGAGCGCCTGCTGGGCTGCCCCCTCGCCGCACCCCTGCCCGAAACCGAAGACGGCGCGCGGCCCCTGGCGCCGGGCATGCTGGCGTCTCACTACGCGCCGAACGCGCGGGTGCGGCTCGATGCCGAGGCGGTTGCACCCGGCGAGGCCCTGCTCGCCTTCGGCCCGACCCTGCTGCCGGGCGCGGAGGCGGCCCGCCGGATCGAGAATCTCAGCACGCGAGGTGATCTTGTGGAGGCGGCGGCCGGTCTCTTCGCCAAGCTGCGGCTGCTCGACGCCTCGGGCGCCGCGACCATCGCCGTGATGCCGATCCCGAAATCCGGGCTGGGCGAGGCGATCAACGACCGGCTTTCACGTGCCGCCGCGCCGCGCGCCGGCTAG
- a CDS encoding GFA family protein: MSDRTATSCTEAPVTGRCYCGVTTFHASAPPSFVAYCHCADCRRVTGAPVAAFAAFRCEEVTFAPDEGRVVNTNPGVTRSFCGSCGSPLAGRYDYLPGMVYIGVGLLDQADAYPPARHAHAGEKLAWLHITDDLERDVGSARDHLGPR, translated from the coding sequence GTGAGCGACCGGACCGCGACAAGCTGCACCGAAGCACCCGTGACGGGCCGTTGCTATTGCGGCGTCACGACCTTTCACGCGTCCGCGCCGCCGAGCTTCGTTGCCTATTGCCACTGCGCGGACTGCCGGCGTGTCACGGGCGCGCCGGTTGCGGCGTTTGCGGCTTTCCGCTGCGAAGAGGTGACGTTCGCGCCCGACGAGGGGCGCGTCGTCAACACCAACCCGGGAGTCACGCGCAGCTTCTGCGGCAGCTGCGGCTCGCCTCTCGCGGGCCGCTACGACTATCTGCCCGGCATGGTCTATATCGGCGTGGGATTGCTTGACCAGGCGGATGCGTATCCGCCCGCGCGTCATGCGCATGCGGGCGAAAAACTGGCCTGGCTGCACATTACCGATGATCTGGAGCGGGACGTGGGCTCGGCCCGCGATCATCTTGGCCCGCGCTGA
- a CDS encoding thermonuclease family protein has translation MSRIITFKPRRGKPGKGLRARIKSAVVIVIGIGVAAYHVMGEGPVAAGLGAVSVAPVVAYGHCSGPIRVNCVVDGDTLWSGGVKIRVADIDTPEVGRPRCAAEKALGDRATSRMIELVNAGPFRMRAWPGRDEDRYGRKLRVLMRDGRSLGDTLVAEGLARPWTGRRQPWC, from the coding sequence ATGTCCAGGATCATCACCTTCAAGCCCCGGCGCGGCAAACCGGGCAAGGGCTTGCGCGCCCGGATCAAATCCGCCGTTGTCATCGTGATCGGTATCGGCGTGGCCGCCTACCATGTGATGGGGGAGGGCCCGGTGGCTGCCGGGCTCGGCGCGGTCTCCGTTGCGCCTGTCGTGGCCTACGGCCATTGCTCCGGACCCATCCGCGTCAACTGCGTGGTGGACGGCGACACGCTGTGGAGCGGCGGCGTGAAAATCCGCGTCGCCGACATCGACACGCCGGAGGTCGGCCGCCCGCGCTGCGCGGCGGAAAAGGCGCTCGGCGACCGCGCCACCAGCCGCATGATCGAGCTGGTCAACGCCGGCCCGTTCCGGATGCGGGCGTGGCCGGGCCGCGACGAGGACCGCTACGGCCGCAAGCTCCGCGTGCTGATGCGCGACGGCCGCTCGCTCGGCGACACGCTGGTGGCCGAAGGCCTCGCCCGCCCCTGGACCGGCCGCCGCCAGCCGTGGTGCTGA
- a CDS encoding tyrosine-type recombinase/integrase: MGAFDLAAQCARFVDYCRDIKSLSSNTLDAYAQDLTEFRVFVGLQTERDFSGELMGAYVRWLREERELSPATVRRRIACLKAFFKWAKEGRALPRSPFDDTAIVVRIPKRLPRALSRQQVREVAGAVGAGPDRAMAEAGGAGQDPCDWRATTYLAVCLMLATGIRVGELTAIRLKDLDPDCTIINVSGKGSRDRTVFLANAGLSAALRAYVGRRMRLVVPDDLLLRNARGRPLTPQALRIRLRKLGEGLAFSQRLTPHRFRHTAATILLEEGIDIRYVQRLLGHSTISTTEIYTHVTDISLRQALERADVVARVGV, encoded by the coding sequence ATGGGGGCGTTCGATCTCGCGGCGCAGTGCGCGCGGTTCGTGGATTATTGCCGGGACATAAAATCGCTGTCGTCCAACACGCTGGATGCCTATGCGCAGGATCTCACGGAGTTTCGTGTCTTTGTCGGGCTGCAGACGGAGCGCGATTTTTCCGGCGAACTGATGGGCGCCTATGTGCGCTGGCTGCGCGAGGAGAGGGAATTGAGCCCGGCGACCGTGCGGCGGCGGATCGCCTGCCTGAAGGCATTCTTCAAGTGGGCGAAGGAAGGCCGGGCGCTGCCGCGGTCGCCGTTTGACGACACCGCAATCGTGGTGCGCATCCCCAAGCGCCTGCCGCGCGCCCTGTCGCGCCAGCAGGTGCGTGAGGTCGCCGGCGCCGTGGGAGCTGGGCCCGATCGGGCCATGGCGGAGGCCGGCGGCGCCGGGCAAGACCCATGCGACTGGCGCGCGACCACCTATCTCGCCGTGTGCCTGATGCTGGCCACCGGCATCCGGGTCGGCGAGTTGACGGCGATCCGGTTGAAGGATCTCGATCCCGACTGCACGATCATCAATGTGTCGGGCAAGGGCTCGCGCGACCGCACGGTGTTTCTGGCCAATGCGGGGCTGTCGGCGGCGCTGCGCGCCTATGTCGGCCGCCGCATGCGCCTGGTGGTGCCCGACGATCTGCTGCTGCGCAACGCGCGCGGCCGGCCGCTGACGCCGCAGGCCTTGCGCATCCGGCTGCGCAAGCTTGGCGAGGGGCTCGCCTTCTCCCAGCGCCTGACCCCGCACCGCTTCCGCCACACCGCGGCGACGATCCTGCTCGAGGAGGGCATCGACATCCGCTACGTGCAGCGGCTCCTGGGCCACTCGACCATCTCGACAACGGAAATCTACACCCACGTGACCGACATCAGCCTCCGCCAAGCCCTCGAACGCGCGGACGTGGTGGCACGGGTGGGGGTATGA
- a CDS encoding methyltransferase domain-containing protein yields the protein MQKASASASTGQAFASSDWLINHYLSKSPQVLRYVASLPIFPGDRVLDLGCGIGFYMEYFLRMVGTAGKVVGLDHDPELTSIARENLQRGFFDNWEIVNSDIFQFAKNFKYFNKIILFNCLSYQENLKSTIEHLYQNLSAGSLLIIKDFDMTTSVYNPIDKRLHGELIEAVRKELIVRPTGKINKFVGGALHGISNEISGAKSCSSIWSYINTHPFSRQQIQFMRETHANSVEMAHGHCSDEVIRYISSQFIDEDAFFYEAQASSFVENEHLVILPA from the coding sequence ATGCAAAAAGCTTCAGCGTCAGCTTCCACTGGGCAAGCCTTTGCATCATCAGACTGGTTGATTAATCACTATCTATCCAAGTCCCCTCAAGTATTGCGCTATGTTGCATCGTTGCCGATATTCCCTGGAGACCGCGTACTGGATCTTGGGTGTGGCATTGGTTTCTATATGGAATACTTCCTGAGAATGGTTGGAACTGCCGGGAAAGTCGTTGGCCTGGATCACGATCCCGAATTAACGTCGATCGCAAGGGAAAATCTCCAAAGGGGCTTCTTTGACAACTGGGAAATTGTGAATAGCGACATATTTCAGTTCGCTAAAAATTTTAAATACTTCAATAAAATCATACTATTTAATTGCCTTTCTTATCAGGAAAATCTAAAGTCAACAATAGAACATTTGTATCAGAACCTTTCGGCGGGTTCCTTGTTAATTATTAAGGATTTCGACATGACTACATCAGTCTACAATCCGATTGATAAAAGACTGCATGGCGAGTTGATCGAGGCTGTAAGGAAAGAGCTTATTGTTCGTCCGACTGGGAAAATAAACAAATTTGTTGGTGGCGCATTGCACGGTATTTCAAATGAGATCTCCGGTGCGAAATCCTGTAGCTCTATTTGGTCATACATCAATACGCATCCATTTTCCAGGCAACAAATTCAGTTCATGAGGGAAACACACGCAAATTCGGTCGAGATGGCTCATGGCCACTGTTCTGACGAAGTTATTCGCTACATAAGCTCTCAGTTCATCGACGAGGATGCGTTTTTTTACGAAGCTCAGGCGTCATCATTTGTGGAAAACGAACACTTGGTCATACTGCCGGCATAG